A single window of Nicotiana sylvestris chromosome 5, ASM39365v2, whole genome shotgun sequence DNA harbors:
- the LOC104220560 gene encoding salt stress-induced hydrophobic peptide ESI3, giving the protein MGSETFLEVLLAIILPPVGVFLRYGCGVEFWICLLLTILGYIPGIIYALYVLVG; this is encoded by the exons ATGGGTTCTGAAACTTTTCTTGAAGTCCTCCTTGCTATCATCCTTCCTCCTGTTGGTGTCTTTCTTCGTTATGGCTGTGGT GTGGAGTTCTGGATATGTTTGTTGCTGACAATTCTGGGGTACATACCGGGCATTATTTACGCACTTTATGTGTTGGTTGGATAG